In the Babylonia areolata isolate BAREFJ2019XMU chromosome 34, ASM4173473v1, whole genome shotgun sequence genome, one interval contains:
- the LOC143277357 gene encoding uncharacterized protein LOC143277357 encodes MRRKNQFTKPDQPAPGITTTARPIDSLQGGSDKWATGVRNTIKLPTQCTTIGTWNVRTLYACGKLHELTHELKRYRWDVIGLSEVRWTSFGETTTDDGHKIWFSGEEKKHEYGVAFIVRKEIAGSVISCTPVSIRLITICISAKPHNLTIIQVYTTTTDHDDEETEEFYKQIDSIIATVPKRDMLIVQGDWNAKVGPDAYQNWAGTTGKFGIGETNDRGLRLQEFAKSHRLTLANTVHPHKLSRTTTWHSPNGQVHNQIDFNLTPQRYKYSVNKANTRTFPGADIGSDHDLVLAAFELKLKCKRCPRNPHIRFDLEKLKDPEITDVFQAQVGGKFAALNLMDTDVDTLANNIKEVLTTTAEQVVGKERKRIQPWVTNEVLDLCDKRRELRGKKHSSNEARTKHQQVNREVRMKMKAAKENWIEEQCEEGEKGMEAGNSKRAYNTLKTLTKTSQPRSAVIEDKDGKLLTDSEEVLNRWTEYCDGLCNYQLNPDSSILQDNPRSTDTANRTVW; translated from the exons ATGAGGAGGAAGAATCAGTTTACCAAGCCGGATCAGCCGGCGCCCGGAATAACAACGACCGCGCGTCCCATTGACTCACTTCAGGGTGGGAGCGATAAGTGGGCTACTGGAGTGAGAAATACCATCAAACTACCCACGCAATGTACAACCATTGGAACGTGGAATGTTCGTACCCTGTATGCCTGTGGTAAGCTCCATGAACTGACTCACGAACTGAAGCGCTACCGCTGGGATGTCATAGGACTGTCAGAAGTCAGATGGACTAGCTTCGGCGAAACGACAACAGATGATGGACACAAGATCTGGTTCtctggggaagaaaagaaacacgagTACGGGGTGGCCTTCATTGTACGGAAGGAAATTGCAGGCAGTGTCATCAGCTGTACACCCGTCTCAATCAGACTTATTACCATCTGCATTTCTGCCAAACCCCACAACCTGACAATCATCCAGGTCTATACTACAACGACAGACCATGACGATGAGGAAACGGAGGAGTTTTACAAACAGATTGACTCCATCATAGCAACAGTCCCAAAGAGAGACATGCTGATAGTCCAGGGAGACTGGAATGCCAAGGTTGGCCCAGATGCATACCAGAATTGGGCAGGAACAACTGGGAAGTTTGGCATTGGGGAAACCAACGACAGAGGCCTTAGATTGCAGGAGTTTGCCAAAAGCCATCGCCTTACCCTAGCCAATACTGTCCACCCGCACAAGCTGTCCAGAACCACAACCTGGCACTCACCAAATGGGCAAGTCCACAACCAGATAGACTTCAACCTGACCCCACAACGCTACAAGTACAGTGTCAATAAAGCCAACACAAGGACGTTCCCAGGCGCTGATATCGGCAGCGATCATGATCTTGTCTTGGCAGCCTTCGAGCTCAAGCTGAAGTGCAAGCGTTGTCCAAGGAATCCCCACATCCGCTTTGACCTAGAAAAGCTGAAGGACCCCGAAATCACGGATGTGTTCCAGGCTCAAGTAGGCGGGAAGTTCGCAGCCCTCAACTTAATGGACACCGACGTAGACACCCTAGCAAATAACATCAAAGAGGTGCTAACTACAACAGCTGAACAAGTTGTGGGAAAGGAGCGAAAAAGGATCCAACCATGGGTGACAAATGAGGTCCTAGATCTGTGTGACAAGAGGCGAGAACTGAGAGGAAAGAAACACTCCAGTAATGAAGCCAGGACGAAGCACCAACAGGTGAACAGAGAAGTCAGGATGAAGATGAAGGCGGCCAAAGAAAACTGGATTGAGGAGCAGTGCGAAGAAGGTGAGAAAGGCATGGAAGCAGGGAACAGCAAAAGAGCCTATAACACCCTCAAGACCCTCACTAAGACTAGCCAGCCAAGATCAGCTGTCATCGAAGATAAGGATGGCAAGCTACTGACAGATAGCGAAGAAGTCCTGAACAGGTGGACAGAATACTGTGACGGCCTCTGCAACTACCAGCTCAATCCAGACTCATCCATATTGCAGGACAACCCACGATCCACAGACA ctgccaacagaacggtgtGGTGA
- the LOC143277502 gene encoding WD repeat-containing protein 27-like, with protein MTLSDAAACHTRIFPLQVNQCRLDPAVCGSLLALPLTKTTVGVWDLTDCRADAVSLVGHRRSISALAFSHDEPTLLCSAAEDYAIVWNVRKCLHNAAQGLEVRGEVILPRPGDVIHVSFSTDATRVALCTDMVVKVVSVSQCKVVAELSGHAARVTAAEFCPHYTATVVSVSDDRTVIVWDVHRLCLLHQTSVLCSAPLISLAMNAAQPQVAVASASGVIKVFDLADDKNFRQLCQMDAGKMLSKFRQSQPQRQSPAPGDGPVVVTKGGASRRVEGSVPQGGDAGSSSIECSDAVLSLLYVYPEGCWQPGKGRGGVGGHGAVREVLTAVSPVLVVVSAHGALQVDSRTLEALCVLDFQQPLPSTFQPTIPHLTINGLGLAAVGQVTDTHLVLVLGTLFESRVHSVQWEMVAGKVSEASNGHAVPEDSTVLASSSAEVVDGCVGELGMVATKPLTDNSPLKAEFPPEAPSGTSTPGKNPAWRRGSSQHAAKKPDPMNQPLTFKKKVKSSGYTQAPRTTMFQPKTNAPPKAADTSRRQSGQGQSLAARLSSQEYPQDAGPPTDLDCRLATGSAPSSITDLRFSSTGQHLSLCMSNKTALVFPAPFGQKDSSVFVGHNSTINSIRWSNSGKHFLTASNDKTAILWDRASGESLLVFNSLRNNIRDSQGGEKGKARDGYPKEVRGAQFYYMDKFVMIIMGNQLCLYKYHLDPTKDDIRRYLTKSRYKLVKSWETPSHNFTAFSAVNTFYSHLAVCAGSNRNVEVYDLNEGRLAHVFTDTHTKPVHTVALNEGSTYTSQPQEAFNVFATSATLDCIKVWDVRSRRCVLRLQGHANQAHGCGIAFSACGTYLGSGSEDKVAYVYDIRQGTFCQKLRGHTDVVSSVTFHPACPLIATGATDGKVLLFKA; from the exons ATGACATTATCTGATGCAGCTGCATGTCACACACGAATATTTCCATTGCAG gtgaaCCAGTGCCGCCTGGACCCGGCAGTGTGTGGCTCCCTGCTGGCGCTGCCCCTTACCAAGACCACCGTTGGTGTGTGGGACCTGACGGACTGCAGAGCCGACGCTGTCAGCCTGGTGGGTCACAGGCGTTCCATCTCCGCTCTCGCCTTCAGCCATGATGAGCCCACACTCCTGTGCTCAGCGGCAGAGGATTACGCCATCGTCTGGAACGTCAGGAAATGCCTCCACAACGCTGCTCAGGGACTGGAGGTGAGAGGGGAGGTCATTCTGCCTCGTCCAGGGGACGTAATCCACGTCTCCTTCAGCACGGACGCCACACGGGTGGCGCTGTGCACGGacatggtggtgaaggtggtgagcgTGTCACAGTGCAAGGTTGTGGCGGAGTTGTCCGGCCATGCCGCCAGGGTGACGGCGGCAGAGTTCTGTCCCCATTACACGGCGACGGTGGTGAGCGTGTCTGATGACCGCACGGTGATTGTGTGGGACGTGCACCGCCTGTGCCTGCTGCACCAGACCTCGGTGCTGTGCTCTGCACCGCTCATCTCCCTGGCCATGAACGCTGCACAACCCCAAGTGGCCGTGGCCTCAGCCAGCGGCGTCATCAAAGTCTTTGACCTGGCAGATGACAAGAACTTCCGACAGCTCTGTCAGATGGACGCCGGGAAGATGCTGTCCAAGTTCCGGCAGTCACAGCCTCAGAGGCAGAGTCCGGCGCCAGGGGACGGCCCTGTGGTGGTCACCAAGGGGGGAGCGTCCAGGAGGGTGGAGGGTTCGGTCCCCCAGGGAGGCGACGCTGGTTCCTCCTCCATCGAGTGCAGTGACGCCGTGCTTAGCCTGCTCTATGTCTACCCTGAAGGGTGCTGGCAgccggggaaggggagggggggtgtggggggtcacgGGGCGGTGCGGGAGGTGCTGACTGCCGTCAGTcccgtgctggtggtggtgtcggcTCATGGCGCTCTGCAGGTGGACTCCAGGACTCTGGAGGCGCTGTGCGTTCTGGACTTCCAgcagcccctcccctccaccttccagcccaccatcccccacctcaccatCAACGGTCTGGGACTGGCAGCGGTGGGACAGGTGACGGACACCCACCTGGTTCTTGTCCTGGGGACCCTGTTTGAATCCAGGGTGCACAGCGTTCAGTGGGAGATGGTCGCCGGTAAGGTGTCCGAGGCAAGCAACGGCCATGCGGTTCCAGAGGATAGTACCGTTCTCGCTTCCTCTTCTGCTGaagtggtggatgggtgtgtgggtgagctGGGTATGGTGGCCACAAAACCTCTgactgacaactccccactgaaGGCGGAGTTCCCCCCAGAGGCCCCCTCTGGAACCAGCACCCCGGGCAAGAACCCAGCCTGGCGGAGAGGTTCCTCACAACATGCAGCAAAGAAACCGGACCCCATGAATCAGCCGCTGACCTTCAAAAAGAAGGTCAAGTCATCGGGGTATACCCAGGCGCCACGCACCACCATGTTCCAGCCCAAAACCAACGCCCCGCCGAAGGCTGCGGACACCTCGCGGCGACAGAGCGGGCAGGGACAGAGCCTGGCGGCCAGACTCAGCAGCCAGGAGTACCCCCAGGACGCAGGCCCCCCGACTGACCTGGACTGCAGACTGGCCACAGGATCCGCACCGTCCTCCATCACTGACCTCAGGTTCTCCAGCACCGGTCAACACCTGTCCCTCTGCATGTCCAACAAGACGGCCCTGGTGTTTCCTGCTCCCTTTGGGCAGAAAGACAGCTCCGTCTTTGTCGGCCATAACAGTACTATCAACTCCATCCGTTGGAGCAACAGTGGGAAGCATTTCCTCACTGCCTCCAATGACAAGACAGCCATCCTGTGGGACAGAGCGAGTGGGGAGAGTCTGCTGGTCTTCAACAGTCTCCGGAACAACATCAGGGACAGCCAAGGCGGTGAGAAAGGGAAAGCCAGAGATGGGTACCCTAAAGAAGTGAGGGGGGCTCAGTTTTACTACATGGACAAGTTTGTCATGATCATCATGGGCAACCAGCTGTGTCTGTACAAGTACCACCTGGACCCCACCAAGGACGACATCCGACGCTACCTCACCAAGAGCAGGTACAAGCTGGTGAAGAGCTGGGAAACCCCCAGTCACAACTTCACTGCTTTCTCCGCAGTCAACACCTTCTACTCTCACCTGGCTGTCTGTGCCGGATCCAATCGCAACGTGGAGGTGTACGACCTGAACGAGGGTCGCCTGGCCCACGTCTTCACCGACACGCACACCAAACCCGTCCACACCGTGGCCCTCAATGAGGGCTCCACCTACACGTCCCAGCCTCAGGAAGCCTTCAACGTCTTCGCCACATCCGCCACACTGGACTGCATCAAGGTGTGGGATGTCCGCAGCAGGCGCTGTGTCCTCCGTCTTCAAGGTCACGCCAACCAGGCCCATGGCTGCGGCATCGCCTTCAGTGCCTGTGGCACCTACCTGGGGTCAGGGTCAGAGGACAAGGTCGCCTACGTGTACGACATTCGACAAGGGACCTTCTGTCAGAAGCTGAGGGGTCACACAGACGTGGTGTCGTCAGTGACCTTTCACCCTGCATGCCCCTTGATAGCCACCGGTGCTACAGACGGCAAAGTGTTGCTGTTCAAAGCgtga